From one Gemmatimonadaceae bacterium genomic stretch:
- a CDS encoding propionyl-CoA synthetase, whose protein sequence is MPVTTPYVSAYARSISDPEGFWAEAASALHWDRPWDRVLDDSAAPLYRWFRGGELNTCFNAIDRHVNDGRGAQAAVIWDSPVTQQQRTISYRELRDEVARFAGVLQSLGVARGDRVVIYMPMVPETLIGMYACARIGAVHSVVFGGFAPQELAVRIDDAQPKVVLTASCGIEVQRVVPYKPLLDEALTLATHVPAACVVLQRSVHPCTLTPGRDLDWREAEAAAAPVPCVPVQATDPLYILYTSGTTGSPKGVVRDNGGHAVALLWSMKHVYGVEPGEVFWSASDFGWAVGHSYIVYAPLLAGCTTVVHEGKPVGTPDAGEFWRVIEEHDVRVLFTAPTAFRAIKREDPTGALHGKYDLSRFRALFLAGERLDPDTYHWARALLQRPVIDHWWQTETGWAVAANCIGLGMFPVKPGSPTMPVPGYVVEILDEDGAQLPANKEGAVAIRLPLPPGTLPTLWRNDARYIETYLAKYPGYYLTGDGGYTDEDGYLFIMGRVDDIIIVAGHNLSTGSMEQALASHPDVAECAVVGVKDPLKTQLPLGFVVLKSGVSRPHAAIVDELVQLVRSQVGPVANFRQALVVSRLPKTRSGKVLRKTMRAIADGEAWTMPPTIDDPAALDEIAAAVATRARAAGPISPSGG, encoded by the coding sequence CTGCCCGTGACCACTCCGTACGTCAGCGCCTATGCCAGGTCCATCAGCGATCCCGAGGGATTCTGGGCCGAGGCCGCATCTGCGCTGCACTGGGACCGCCCCTGGGATCGCGTGCTGGACGACAGCGCCGCCCCGCTGTACCGCTGGTTCCGCGGCGGGGAACTGAACACCTGCTTCAACGCCATCGACCGGCACGTGAACGACGGTCGCGGCGCGCAGGCGGCCGTGATCTGGGACAGCCCCGTCACGCAGCAGCAGCGCACGATCAGCTATCGCGAGCTGCGCGACGAGGTGGCGCGGTTCGCCGGCGTGCTGCAGTCGCTGGGCGTGGCCCGGGGCGACCGGGTGGTGATCTACATGCCGATGGTGCCGGAGACGCTGATCGGCATGTACGCCTGCGCGCGCATCGGGGCGGTGCACTCCGTGGTGTTCGGCGGCTTCGCGCCGCAGGAGCTGGCGGTGCGCATCGATGACGCGCAGCCGAAGGTGGTGCTCACCGCCAGCTGCGGCATCGAGGTGCAGCGCGTCGTGCCGTACAAGCCGCTGCTGGACGAGGCGCTCACCCTCGCCACCCATGTCCCGGCCGCCTGCGTGGTGCTGCAGCGCTCGGTGCACCCGTGCACGCTGACGCCTGGGCGTGACCTGGACTGGCGCGAGGCGGAGGCCGCCGCAGCACCGGTGCCCTGCGTGCCGGTGCAGGCCACCGATCCGCTCTACATCCTGTACACCTCGGGGACGACCGGCAGTCCCAAGGGCGTGGTCCGCGACAACGGCGGTCACGCCGTCGCGCTGCTCTGGTCCATGAAGCACGTGTATGGCGTGGAACCGGGCGAGGTGTTCTGGTCGGCCAGTGACTTCGGCTGGGCGGTGGGCCACTCGTACATCGTGTACGCGCCGCTGCTGGCCGGCTGCACCACGGTGGTGCACGAGGGCAAGCCGGTCGGCACGCCGGATGCCGGCGAGTTCTGGCGTGTGATCGAGGAGCACGACGTGCGGGTGCTGTTCACGGCCCCGACGGCGTTCCGCGCGATCAAACGCGAGGATCCGACCGGGGCGCTGCACGGGAAGTACGATCTCTCGCGCTTCCGCGCCTTGTTCCTCGCTGGCGAACGCCTCGATCCCGACACGTACCACTGGGCCCGGGCCCTGCTCCAGCGCCCGGTGATCGATCACTGGTGGCAGACGGAGACCGGCTGGGCGGTAGCCGCCAACTGCATCGGGCTCGGCATGTTCCCGGTGAAGCCCGGCTCGCCGACCATGCCGGTGCCGGGGTACGTGGTGGAGATCCTCGACGAGGACGGCGCGCAGCTCCCCGCCAACAAGGAGGGCGCGGTCGCGATCCGCCTGCCGCTGCCCCCCGGCACGCTGCCGACGCTGTGGCGCAACGATGCGCGCTACATCGAGACGTACCTGGCGAAGTATCCCGGCTACTACCTCACCGGTGACGGCGGCTACACCGACGAGGACGGCTACCTGTTCATCATGGGGCGGGTGGACGACATCATCATCGTGGCGGGGCACAACCTCTCCACGGGGTCGATGGAGCAGGCGCTGGCCAGCCACCCCGACGTGGCCGAATGTGCGGTGGTGGGGGTGAAGGACCCGCTCAAGACGCAACTGCCGCTGGGCTTCGTGGTGTTGAAGTCGGGGGTGAGCCGCCCGCATGCCGCGATCGTGGACGAGCTGGTGCAGCTGGTGCGCTCGCAGGTGGGGCCGGTGGCGAACTTCCGGCAGGCGCTGGTGGTGTCGCGGCTGCCGAAGACCCGGTCGGGGAAGGTGCTGCGCAAGACGATGCGGGCCATCGCGGATGGCGAGGCGTGGACGATGCCGCCGACGATCGACGACCCCGCGGCGCTGGACGAGATCGCCGCTGCGGTGGCGACCCGGGCGCGGGCGGCCGGCCCGATCTCACCGAGCGGCGGCTGA
- a CDS encoding M23 family metallopeptidase has protein sequence MRIQSVLVAGVTLVSGLAACGPAGSLRGLRSEPRSAHERYARSLRDAGLDSTAMGREWLAAGDSALRSPYQVTLPRREIGVYSRDEARAVAYSFPLRAGERLRVELRAEGEASRLYLDLFEVGTDSLRPFDHLASAGPATPADSAAPALTLDVEAPRTGMFALRLQPELLRRGRFELSFRVEPTLAFPVSGRSNAAIQSLFGVDRDGGRRAHHGIDIFAPRGTPALAGADGVVRSIDPNPLGGNVVWLADERRSQVLYYAHLDRHNVVAGQRVRRGDTVGFVGNTGNARTTPPHLHFGIYRRPEGPIDPLPFVWEVRDAALAVTADTALLGRRATLRRGAPSRFALTPGGGTAATGALRPADSLRVMGAAAGTYRVQLDDGRSGYLPAGSVRAAQ, from the coding sequence ATGCGCATCCAGTCCGTGCTCGTCGCCGGTGTCACGCTCGTGTCTGGTCTCGCCGCGTGCGGACCGGCTGGATCGCTTCGCGGGTTGCGGTCCGAGCCGCGCAGCGCGCACGAGCGGTACGCGCGGTCGCTGCGCGACGCGGGACTGGACTCCACTGCGATGGGACGCGAGTGGCTGGCGGCCGGCGACAGTGCGCTGCGTTCGCCGTACCAGGTCACGCTGCCGAGGCGTGAGATCGGGGTCTATTCGCGTGACGAGGCGCGTGCGGTGGCCTACAGCTTTCCGCTGCGGGCCGGCGAACGGCTGCGCGTCGAGTTGCGGGCGGAGGGAGAGGCGTCGCGGCTCTACCTCGACCTGTTCGAGGTCGGCACGGACTCGCTCCGCCCCTTCGACCATCTCGCGTCGGCGGGGCCGGCCACACCCGCCGACAGCGCGGCGCCGGCCCTCACGCTCGACGTCGAGGCGCCGCGCACCGGCATGTTCGCGCTCCGGCTGCAGCCGGAACTGCTGCGCCGCGGCCGCTTCGAGCTCTCCTTCCGCGTGGAGCCGACGCTGGCCTTTCCCGTCTCGGGGCGCTCGAACGCTGCCATCCAGAGCCTGTTCGGGGTGGACCGCGACGGCGGCCGCCGCGCGCACCACGGCATCGACATCTTTGCGCCGCGCGGCACGCCGGCGCTGGCGGGCGCGGACGGCGTCGTGCGCAGCATCGACCCGAATCCGCTCGGCGGCAACGTGGTCTGGCTGGCTGACGAACGCCGGAGCCAGGTGCTGTACTACGCCCATCTCGACCGGCACAACGTGGTTGCGGGCCAACGGGTGCGCCGCGGCGACACCGTCGGATTCGTGGGCAACACCGGGAACGCGCGAACCACCCCGCCGCACCTGCACTTCGGCATCTACCGCCGCCCGGAGGGTCCGATCGACCCGCTCCCGTTCGTCTGGGAAGTGCGCGATGCGGCGCTGGCCGTCACCGCCGATACGGCCCTGCTCGGACGACGGGCGACGCTGCGCCGCGGCGCGCCGTCGCGGTTCGCGCTGACCCCCGGCGGCGGGACCGCCGCCACCGGCGCACTCCGGCCCGCCGACAGCCTCCGGGTCATGGGCGCGGCGGCCGGCACCTACCGCGTGCAGCTCGACGACGGGCGCTCCGGGTACCTGCCGGCCGGGAGTGTGCGCGCGGCGCAGTGA
- a CDS encoding TolC family protein: MAATSPSPARAWAPAPRAGERLSAGEVALSTHGAPPSTPSGPGDLTLADAVDLALGNSPATRLTWAQARAAAAAYGSANGRFFPTITADVTGGPARAISANPARLPADRRTLVPSVSLQYLLFDFGGRTGTSRAAREALFAADFAHNANLQAVMLQTQQAYFAHQAATGVLAAAQATVTTARRNLEAADRRHEVGLATIADVLQARTALAQAELTAQGADGALQAARATLALAMGIEANRPFTVRADSTELPIRPLAESVDSLIARAERDRPDLAAARALVRQGEAQVTVARSALRPTLTMGSTAGRNFANVATLEGQTYALTLGLQIPIFSGNARQYDVVTARENAAAAAARAELSRVLAAAQVYTAYHALRTAALRVTTSQALLATATQSEQVARGRYAEGVGNILDVLLAQNALADARAQAVTARWTWFSALAQLARDAGALTPAGPAGFRFSQDSTGGTPR; encoded by the coding sequence GTGGCGGCGACCAGCCCGTCGCCGGCCCGTGCGTGGGCCCCGGCACCCCGGGCCGGCGAACGGCTCAGCGCCGGCGAAGTCGCCCTCTCGACCCACGGTGCGCCACCATCGACGCCGTCCGGCCCCGGCGACCTGACCCTGGCCGACGCGGTGGACCTGGCCCTCGGCAACAGCCCCGCGACCAGGCTCACCTGGGCGCAGGCCCGGGCCGCCGCGGCCGCATACGGCTCCGCCAACGGCCGGTTCTTCCCCACCATCACGGCTGACGTCACCGGCGGCCCCGCACGCGCCATCTCGGCCAACCCGGCCCGCTTGCCCGCCGATCGCCGCACGCTCGTGCCGTCCGTCTCGCTGCAATACCTGCTCTTCGACTTCGGCGGGCGCACCGGCACCTCGCGCGCGGCACGCGAGGCCCTCTTCGCCGCCGACTTCGCGCACAATGCCAACCTGCAGGCCGTCATGCTGCAGACACAGCAGGCGTACTTCGCACACCAGGCGGCCACCGGCGTGCTGGCGGCCGCACAGGCCACGGTCACCACCGCGCGCCGCAACCTCGAGGCGGCAGACCGTCGGCACGAGGTGGGCCTGGCGACCATCGCCGACGTCCTCCAGGCGCGCACCGCACTGGCACAGGCGGAGCTCACCGCACAGGGTGCCGACGGCGCACTGCAGGCCGCCCGCGCCACCCTCGCGCTGGCGATGGGCATCGAGGCCAACCGGCCGTTCACGGTGCGCGCCGACAGCACCGAGCTCCCCATCCGCCCGCTGGCGGAGAGCGTGGACTCGCTCATCGCGCGCGCAGAACGGGATCGTCCCGACCTCGCGGCCGCGCGTGCCCTGGTGCGCCAGGGTGAGGCGCAGGTGACGGTGGCCCGCTCGGCGCTGCGGCCGACGCTCACGATGGGCAGCACGGCGGGCCGCAACTTCGCCAACGTCGCCACCCTCGAGGGCCAGACCTACGCCCTCACGCTCGGCCTGCAGATCCCGATCTTCAGCGGCAACGCCCGACAGTACGACGTGGTCACTGCACGCGAGAACGCCGCCGCCGCCGCCGCGCGCGCCGAGTTGTCGCGGGTCCTGGCGGCGGCGCAGGTCTACACCGCGTACCACGCGCTGCGAACGGCTGCGCTGCGCGTGACCACGTCGCAGGCGCTGCTGGCCACGGCCACGCAATCCGAGCAGGTGGCGCGCGGGCGCTACGCCGAGGGGGTCGGCAACATCCTCGACGTGCTGCTGGCGCAGAATGCGCTCGCCGATGCGCGGGCGCAGGCCGTGAC